Proteins encoded within one genomic window of Tigriopus californicus strain San Diego chromosome 12, Tcal_SD_v2.1, whole genome shotgun sequence:
- the LOC131891271 gene encoding uncharacterized protein LOC131891271 yields MEHVEFVQTRLELNILEEDLFWHESEILGLDVSQCAGKCIASSVDCLLFGSNKKCCSIGTLTNVSSTRPMEQITERVYVNQKMLQNWIPSKFFKLTVNEVPSGNVNWFQNVSTRSDCYLGSMLVKPIPNLFGYSKSTSMCFEGFLTSNQSLHSTKMKGVESLYFHKDVLKSLVNRNSVSVPCGSLDKLMKHILESKTVQSSLECLAYCIMRGQFCHLVLLLGYNECLLVSFNQKLDQASRAQMVEDSGATNCTKTIVLSPINRLRDLEGNEVFESKTFSKYVFSVSTIDEEVPITCLLKCLLAFHPLCSFYLEKSGVCYLGNFQVQPNLTFDLLTNERIQVIQGSDWMSNSTQHLVPLSSLVWGLRIYNWTSPVGSENICGSMCLLRDLDMSCDFFVFVEDTCFFGNLTFNKGLDLLDSVFHGTPIIVKGVLDYSKYLPALNSFQSQWSEKIYKQQKVLNWEQCHGLCYLDSGPCYIFTFFLSDGTCSLGDWNSKSEKYYVNPNSTIYQYEPQAMLVTGGERNILFLESMSTCYDPGVLGHPTKLTYESAAIHKSLLFVCGGSNVQNLTEGGCFRIDLALDFPFWERMPNLPFPQLSMGLLLTAEDGFLYYFGGESGSLLSSKVAKFDVEFNQWYDARADMVVPLKRHCGVEYKGSFWIIGGETSGISKYTSRVSVFNPSTLTWTQKGFYPVSSARSKVHCGTSVHMDTKHDLLWVLGGSTNTLEELVDVNVYDLTLDSGYWRTLPSLPSGLPYGKLPNAVFAFGPGEVYFVPHQISAWEGWTSMMRFNWETHKFQRHPKSSYQFNVSLTSLPTKIPLHWFWDCIPQAADWSLVASHNVSSQWFAFDQFLLNSSNLYINQSRMRELRDCDERFHLRLVYPELGYFNEWSQDSDPTNSSQTSVTGFQAITMKYATYFNGLRYSAHLGVALMSGDQREDAKTYSVGTMKNIDNQNQIHGPVLSNGSEIFVRSLRLLMKNLC; encoded by the exons ATGGAACACGTGGAATTCGTCCAAACTCGATTGGAGCTTAACATTTTAGAGGAGGATCTCTTTTGGCACGAGAGTGAGATCTTGGGATTAGACGTGAGCCAATGTGCTGGGAAATGTATTGCTTCATCTGTGGATTGTCTCTTGTTTGGTTCCAATAAAAAATGCTGTTCCATTGGAACCTTGACCAATGTCTCATCTACGCGTCCCATGGAACAAATAACTGAAAGGGTCTACGTAAATCAAA AGATGTTACAGAATTGGATCCCCTCCAAGTTTTTTAAGTTGACTGTCAACGAGGTGCCAAGTGGAAATGTCAATTGGTTCCAAAACGTTTCCACTCGTTCGGATTGTTATTTGGGATCAATGTTGGTGAAGCCTATCCCAAATCTCTTTGGATACTCAAAATCCACCAGCATGTGCTTTGAAGGTTTCTTGACGTCAAACCAGTCTCTTCATTCCACGAAGATGAAGGGTGTGGAATCACTTTATTTTCACAAAG ATGTCTTGAAATCATTGGTAAACCGCAACTCAGTATCTGTACCTTGCGGATCTTTGGATAAGCTtatgaaacatattttggaatcCAAAACAGTTCAATCATCCCTTGAGTGTTTGGCATATTGCATAATGAGGGGTCAATTTTGCCATCTAGTTTTATTATTGGGATATAATGAATGCCTTTTGGTGTCTTTCAACCAAAAACTGGATCAAGCGTCGAGAGCTCAAATGGTCGAGGATTCTGGAGCAACAAATTGCACTAAGACAATAGTTCTGTCTCCAATAA ATCGTTTAAGAGATTTAGAGGGCAATGAGGTATTTGAATCGAAAACCTTCTCCAAATATGTCTTTTCCGTTTCAACTATTGACGAGGAAGTCCCAATTACCTGTCTCTTGAAGTGTTTGTTAGCATTTCATCCCCTTTGTAGTTTCTATTTGGAAAAGAGCGGTGTTTGTTATCTTGGCAATTTCCAAGTTCAACCAAACTTGACCTTTGACTTATTAACCAATGAAAGAATACAAGTGATTCAGG GTTCCGATTGGATGTCCAATTCAACTCAACATTTGGTGCCTTTAAGCTCGTTGGTCTGGGGTCTAAGGATCTATAACTGGACGAGCCCAGTAGGATCAGAAAACATTTGTGGGTCAATGTGTCTCCTACGAGATTTGGACATGTCTTGCGATTTCTTCGTGTTTGTTGAAGATACTTGCTTTtttggcaatctgactttcaATAAAGGTCTCGATTTGTTGGATAGTGTTTTCCATGGGACGCCAATAATCGTGAAAG GTGTCTTGGACTATTCCAAATATTTGCCGGCTTTGAACTCGTTTCAAAGCCAGTGGTCGGAAAAAATTTATAAGCAACAAAAAGTGCTAAATTGGGAACAATGTCATGGCTTGTGCTATTTGGATAGTGGTCCATGTTatatcttcactttctttctctctgatgGAACATGCTCCCTAGGAGATTGGAACTCAAAATCGGAAAAATATTATGTTAATCCAAATTCAACCATTTACCAATACGAAC CCCAAGCCATGCTAGTAACGGGTGGAGAGAGGAATATTCTATTCCTTGAATCTATGAGTACTTGTTACGATCCTGGTGTACTTGGCCATCCTACAAAGCTTACTTATGAATCTGCTGCAATCCACAAGAGTCTACTTTTCGTTTGCGGTGGTTCCAACGTGCAAAATCTCACTGAAG GAGGATGTTTTCGAATCGATTTGGCTCTTGATTTTCCCTTCTGGGAGAGAATGCCAAACCTTCCTTTTCCACAACTATCCATGGGATTGCTCCTCACTGCGGAGGATGGCTTCTTGTACTATTTTGGTGGAGAAAGTGGTTCCCTTTTGAGTTCCAAAGTCGCTAAATTTGACGTGGAATTCAATCAATGGTATGATGCAAGAGCCGACATGGTTGTGCCCTTAAAAAGGCATTGCGGCGTTGAGTATAAAGGTTCCTTTTGGATCATTGGCGGTGAAACAAGTGG CATCTCCAAGTACACTAGCAGAGTGAGCGTATTCAATCCCAGCACTTTAACATGGACCCAAAAAGGCTTTTACCCTGTATCATCAGCCAGGTCCAAAGTTCATTGTGGCACAAGCGTTCATATGGATACCAAACATGATCTCCTCTGGGTCTTGGGTGGGTCTACCAATACTTTGGAGGAACTCGTGGACGTGAATGTTTATGACCTAACGTTGGATTCTGGCTATTGGAGGACCTTGCCCTCGTTACCCTCAGGATTACCTTATGGAAAACTGCCGAATGCAGTGTTTGCCTTTGGACCTGGGGAGGTCTATTTTGTCCCACATCAGATTAGCGCTTGGGAAGGTTGGACCTCTATGATGAGGTTCAATTGGGAGACTCACAAGTTCCAGAGGCACCCAAAATCAAGCTATCAGTTCAATGTTAGCCTG ACATCTTTGCCAACCAAAATTCCGTTGCATTGGTTTTGGGATTGTATTCCTCAAGCTGCTGATTGGAGCTTAGTTGCTAGCCACAATGTTTCTTCACAATGGTTTGCGTTCGACCAGTTCTTGTTGAACTCTAGTAACCTTTACATCAACCAATCGCGAATGAGAGAACTAAG GGATTGCGACGAGAGATTCCACTTGCGCCTAGTGTACCCAGAATTAGGTTACTTCAACGAATGGAGCCAAGATTCGGACCCGACAAACTCCTCTCAAACCAGTGTTACGGGCTTTCAAG CAATAACCATGAAATATGCCACTTACTTCAATGGTTTGAGGTACAGTGCGCATTTGGGCGTGGCATTGATGAGTGGAGATCAAAGGGAGGATGCTAAAACGTATTCAGTTGGGACGATGAAGAACATTGACAACCAAAACCAAATACATGGTCCTGTTCTATCAAATGGGAGCGAAATATTTGTAAGATCTCTACGGCTATTAATGAAAAATCTTTGTTAA
- the LOC131891680 gene encoding nuclear hormone receptor family member nhr-2-like: MTAPSNQKVDYPNRKQRILANIPPMSPSHPRATINPRMPGHFDVITISDDEADGLNPINDGPQHQHLTDDWVHYKQVQLFHPPNQEHCPPIQELHHTGQEFQTPRQEVLQLREIFQPPRREIKLQEHGGPSSADKVYSQGHGAPSSRQDVYPQAHGASSLSQIFQQTRQVSFPHRHFQHNGSNTAHPPPSTCKVVQKLSDNTWIELDLSCDGQSLEQVSSTIKRFVGSCNQIPSEPKHLQDKCNCHQVAPCSSSQSPVAKEVPPTEEAESMRSFQTSQYQIPFSKDLVHPPCSICQAPAESSHLNYGAHSCFSCRAFFRRSVQIQIYHNFDCIFGGQCLITPGNRSECRRCRFQKCLKQGMKISAVLNQAQKRTRFRKQLSLKQIDQMKVALRTYRKRTTPQQ, encoded by the coding sequence ATGACGGCGCCTTCCAATCAAAAAGTGGATTATCCAAATCGAAAGCAACGAATATTAGCTAATATTCCTCCAATGTCACCATCTCATCCACGTGCTACAATAAATCCACGAATGCCTGGACACTTTGATGTTATCACAATATCAGATGATGAAGCTGATGGCCTGAATCCAATAAATGATGGTCCTCAACACCAACATCTGACTGATGATTGGGTCCATTACAAACAAGTACAACTGTTTCATCCTCCAAATCAAGAGCATTGCCCACCAATTCAAGAACTGCATCACACAGGACAAGAATTTCAAACACCGAGACAAGAAGTTCTGCAATTGAGAGAGATATTTCAACCCCCAAGACGCGAAATTAAGCTCCAAGAACATGGAGGTCCAAGTTCAGCCGACAAAGTTTATTCCCAAGGACATGGAGCTCCAAGTTCAAGGCAAGATGTTTATCCTCAAGCACATGGGGCGTCCAGTCTaagccaaatatttcaacaGACGAGACAAGTTTCATTCCCCCATAGGCACTTCCAGCATAACGGATCCAACACAGCTCATCCGCCACCATCCACATGCAAAGTGGTCCAAAAGCTGTCAGATAACACTTGGATTGAGTTAGACCTATCTTGTGACGGCCAGTCATTAGAGCAAGTATCTAGCACAATTAAGCGGTTTGTTGGGTCATGCAACCAGATACCTTCAGAGCCCAAACATTTGCAAGATAAGTGCAATTGTCACCAGGTAGCACCTTGCTCTTCAAGTCAATCCCCCGTTGCAAAAGAAGTACCTCCCACTGAAGAAGCGGAATCCATGAGGTCATTCCAGACAAGCCAATATCAGATACCCTTCTCCAAGGACCTGGTGCATCCACCTTGCTCCATTTGTCAAGCGCCAGCGGAGAGCTCTCATTTGAACTATGGCGCTCACTCGTGCTTCAGCTGTCGTGCTTTTTTCAGGCGGTCGGTCCAAATACAAATCTatcacaattttgattgcattttcgGCGGTCAATGTTTGATCACGCCTGGGAATCGCAGCGAATGCCGTAGGTGCCGTTTTCAAAAGTGTCTCAAGCAGGGAATGAAAATATCTGCTGTCCTGAATCAAGCCCAGAAGAGAACTCGATTTCGAAAGCAATtaagtttgaaacaaatagACCAAATGAAAGTGGCTCTGAGGACATATCGGAAGAGGACAACTCCACAACAATAA